A single genomic interval of Musa acuminata AAA Group cultivar baxijiao chromosome BXJ3-4, Cavendish_Baxijiao_AAA, whole genome shotgun sequence harbors:
- the LOC103977678 gene encoding uncharacterized protein LOC103977678 isoform X1 yields the protein MHLHQENSFSAGEGDWLSFQYFYLLDIDIFLLRELTAEIELFEEEIANREQHALSLYRSIFDQCISQPVSAHNSGMASPVHSSRGARKHPRIILSSFCSSKKFQFQPFQVLSSIEDAGRTNILLKSKAAYNIGGQIITANCIEYSILCCRISRRGHLSATCFLRPLHWSFLRSCASSDPVVRTYTRKECHGGAGEGKDRNSFKPMYR from the exons ATGCATTTGCATCAAGAAAACTCGTTTTCTGCTGGAGAAGGCGATTGGTTGAGCTTCCAGTACTTTTATCTCCTGGACATAGACATTTTTCTGCTCAG GGAGCTAACTGCAGAGATTGAGCTATTTGAAGAAGAGATTGCAAATCGTGAACAACATGCTTTATCCCTCTACAGAAGTATCTTTGATCAATGCATTAGTCAGCCTGTTTCTGCACATAATTCAGGCATGGCTTCTCCTGTGCACTCGAGCCGTGGAGCTAGGAAGCACCCTAGGATAATATTGAGTTCTTTTTGCTCCTCAAAGAAGTTCCAATTCCAACCTTTTCAAGTTTTATCTTCCATAGAGGACGCTGGACGAACCAACATTTTGCTTAAGTCGAAG GCTGCCTATAATATTGGAGGACAAATCATCACTGCCAACTGCATTGAATACTCCATACTGTGTTGTCGGATATCTCGAAGGGGTCAT TTGTCAGCCACTTGTTTTCTTCGGCCTTTGCACTGGAGCTTCCTCAGATCCTGTG CTTCCTCAGATCCTGTG GTGAGAACATACACTAGAAAAGAATGCCATGGAGGAGCTGGAGAAGGCAAAGATAGGAATTCCTTCAAACCCATGTACCGTTGA
- the LOC135581801 gene encoding formyltetrahydrofolate deformylase 1, mitochondrial-like isoform X3: protein MVVLQRIAKRAVSMIPGSNAGSVLGIHVFHCPDAVGIVAKLSECIASRGGNIHSVDVFVPEKKQVFYSRSEFVFDPARWPRDVVDNDFNKISKLFSAEKSVVRVPDLDPKFKIAVLASKQEHCLVDLLYRWQEGRLPVDISCVISNHQRAPNTHVALFLERHGIPYHHLPTSAGNTREAEILELVEDTDFLVLARYMQVLSRRFLESYGKDIINIHHGLLPSFKGGNPSKQVERVSHRDTLKSFVQKSENLEKQCLTQVIKSYCELRVLPYQVNKTVVF from the exons ATGGTGGTCTTGCAACGGATTGCGAAGAGAGCGGTCTCCATGATCCCCGGCAGCAACGCCGGCTCCGTTCTCGGCATCCACGTCTTCCACTGCCCG GACGCGGTGGGGATCGTCGCCAAACTCTCGGAGTGCATTGCGTCGAGGGGCGGAAACATACACAGCGTGGATGTCTTTGTCCCCGAGAAGAAGCAGGTCTTTTACTCGAGGAG TGAGTTTGTATTCGATCCTGCTCGTTGGCCTCGGGATGTCGTGGACAATGACTtcaacaaaatatcaaagttattcaGTGCAGAAAAATCTGTTGTACGCGTCCCTGATCTAGACCCTAAATTTAAGATTGCAGTTCTTGCTTCAAAGCAG GAACATTGTTTGGTGGACTTGTTATATAGATGGCAGGAGGGTAGACTTCCCGTGGACATCAGTTGTGTAATAAG CAATCATCAAAGAGCTCCTAATACACATGTTGCTCTCTTTCTTGAACGACATGGGATTCCATATCATCACTTGCCAACAAGTGCTGGAAATACAAGAGAAGCAGAGATCCTGGAATTGGTTGAAGATACTGATTTTCTTGTACTTGCAAGATACATGCAG GTACTATCTAGAAGGTTTCTGGAGAGCTATGGTAAAGATATAATTAACATTCATCATGGCCTTCTTCCATCATTTAAAGGAGGGAATCCTTCGAAACAG GTAGAGAGAGTTTCTCACAGAGACACCTTAAAAAGTTTTGTGCAGAAATCAGAGAATCTCGAAAAGCAATGTCTCACACAAGTGATAAAATCGTATTGTGAACTTCGAGTGCTACCATATCAAGTAAACAAGACTGTTGTCTTCTGA
- the LOC135581801 gene encoding formyltetrahydrofolate deformylase 1, mitochondrial-like isoform X2 gives MVVLQRIAKRAVSMIPGSNAGSVLGIHVFHCPDAVGIVAKLSECIASRGGNIHSVDVFVPEKKQVFYSRSEFVFDPARWPRDVVDNDFNKISKLFSAEKSVEHCLVDLLYRWQEGRLPVDISCVISNHQRAPNTHVALFLERHGIPYHHLPTSAGNTREAEILELVEDTDFLVLARYMQVLSRRFLESYGKDIINIHHGLLPSFKGGNPSKQAFDAGVKLIGATSHFVTEELDAGPIIEQMVERVSHRDTLKSFVQKSENLEKQCLTQVIKSYCELRVLPYQVNKTVVF, from the exons ATGGTGGTCTTGCAACGGATTGCGAAGAGAGCGGTCTCCATGATCCCCGGCAGCAACGCCGGCTCCGTTCTCGGCATCCACGTCTTCCACTGCCCG GACGCGGTGGGGATCGTCGCCAAACTCTCGGAGTGCATTGCGTCGAGGGGCGGAAACATACACAGCGTGGATGTCTTTGTCCCCGAGAAGAAGCAGGTCTTTTACTCGAGGAG TGAGTTTGTATTCGATCCTGCTCGTTGGCCTCGGGATGTCGTGGACAATGACTtcaacaaaatatcaaagttattcaGTGCAGAAAAATCTGTT GAACATTGTTTGGTGGACTTGTTATATAGATGGCAGGAGGGTAGACTTCCCGTGGACATCAGTTGTGTAATAAG CAATCATCAAAGAGCTCCTAATACACATGTTGCTCTCTTTCTTGAACGACATGGGATTCCATATCATCACTTGCCAACAAGTGCTGGAAATACAAGAGAAGCAGAGATCCTGGAATTGGTTGAAGATACTGATTTTCTTGTACTTGCAAGATACATGCAG GTACTATCTAGAAGGTTTCTGGAGAGCTATGGTAAAGATATAATTAACATTCATCATGGCCTTCTTCCATCATTTAAAGGAGGGAATCCTTCGAAACAG GCTTTTGATGCTGGGGTAAAATTGATTGGTGCAACAAGTCATTTTGTAACTGAAGAGCTGGATGCTGGTCCAATTATTGAACAAATG GTAGAGAGAGTTTCTCACAGAGACACCTTAAAAAGTTTTGTGCAGAAATCAGAGAATCTCGAAAAGCAATGTCTCACACAAGTGATAAAATCGTATTGTGAACTTCGAGTGCTACCATATCAAGTAAACAAGACTGTTGTCTTCTGA
- the LOC135581807 gene encoding coatomer subunit alpha-1-like translates to MLTKFETKSNRVKGLSFHSKRPWILASLHSGVIQLWDYRMGTLIDRFDEHDGPVRGVHFHKSQPLFVSGGDDYKIKVWNYKTHRCLFTLLGHLDYIRTVQFHDEHPWIVSASDDQTIRIWNWQSRTCISVLTGHNHYVMCALFHPKEDLVVSASLDQTVRVWDISALRKRVSPAEDILRLSQMNTDLFGGTDAVVKYVLEGHDRGVNWASFHPTLPLIVSGADDRQVKLWRMNDSKAWEVDTLRGHMNNVSCVMFHAKQDIIVSNSEDKSIRIWDATKRTGIQTFRREHDRFWILAAHPEMNLLAAGHDSGMIVFKLERERPAFSVSGDALYYVKDRFLRFYEFSSQKDSQVVPIRRPGSVSLNQGPRTLSFSPTENAVLICSDADGGSYELYIVPKDTSGRGDYMQDARKGAGASAVFVARNRFAVLDKSNNQAIVKNLKNEIVKKSPLPVGTDAIFYAGTGNLLCRAEDRVAIFDLQQRIVLGELQTPSIKYIVWSSDMESVALLAKHAIVIANKKLVHRYTLHETIRVKSGAWDDNGVFIYTTLNHIKYCLPNGDSGIIKTLDVLIYITKVSGSNIYCLDRDGKNRVISIDSTEYIFKLSLFRKRYDHVMSMIRNSQLCGQAVISYLQQKGFPEVALHFVKDEKTRFNLALESGNIQIAVAAAKEIDDKDHWYRLGIEALRQGNTSIVEYAYQRTKNFERLSFLYLVTGNMEKLSKMLKIAEMKNDVMGQFHNAMYLGDVQERVNILENSGHLPLAYVTAVTHGLKEVADRLSAELGENVPSLPEGKVRSLLMPPASLMCCGDWPLLRVMRGIFDNGLDTVRAGNEEEEEATGADWGDEELDIVDMEAVMQNADDVVAELEEGVANEDNEEGGWDLEDLELPPDADTPKAAGNARSSLFVAPTPGIPVSQIWIQKSSLAGEHVAAGNFDTAMRLLSRQLGIRNFAPMKPLFMDVFVGSHTYMHAFATTPAISTAVEKGWSESDSPNVRGPPALVFKFSQMDEKLKAAYRATTDGKFPEALRQFLSILHTIPLIVVESRREVDEVKELIEIAREYVLGLKMEVTRKEIKVNSVQQQELAAYFTNCKLQKIHMRLVLTNAMTICYKGGNYATAANFARMLLENRPTEIQAKKARQVLQHAGDKNDANQLNYDYRNPFVVCGATFVPIYRGQKDVSCPYCGARFVPAIEGQLCSVCELAVVGSDASGLLCSPTQAR, encoded by the exons ATGCTGACCAAGTTCGAGACGAAGAGCAACCGGGTGAAGGGCCTGAGCTTCCACAGCAAGCGGCCTTGGATCCTCGCCAGCCTCCACAGCGGCGTCATCCAGCTATGGGACTACCGGATGGGCACCCTCATCGACCGCTTTGACGAGCACGATGGCCCCGTCCGCGGCGTCCACTTCCACAAGTCACAGCCCCTTTTCGTCTCCGGAG GAGACGACTACAAGATTAAGGTTTGGAATTATAAGACTCACCGGTGCCTGTTCACCCTTCTTGGGCATCTTGACTACATCCGCACTGttcaattccatgatgagcacccATGGATTGTCAGTGCAAGCGATGACCAAACTATTAGGATCTGGAACTGGCAATCTCGTACCTGCATTTCTGTGTTGACTGGGCACAACCACTATGTCATGTGCGCCTTATTCCATCCAAAGGAGGACCTGGTTGTATCTGCATCTCTGGATCAGACGGTCCGTGTTTGGGATATTAGTGCACTGAGGAAAAGAGTTTCTCCAGCTGAAGATATCCTGCGTCTGAGCCAGATGAACACTGATTTGTTTGGGGGTACCGATGCTGTTGTCAAATATGTCTTGGAAGGTCATGATCGTGGAGTCAATTGGGCATCTTTCCATCCAACCCTGCCTCTTATTGTATCTGGAGCAGATGATCGGCAAGTGAAATTGTGGAGAATGAATG ATTCCAAAGCTTGGGAGGTCGACACATTGAGAGGCCACATGAATAACGTCTCTTGTGTAATGTTCCATGCAAAGCAGGACATCATTGTATCCAACTCAGAAGACAAAAGCATTCGCATATGGGATGCTACTAAGCGGACAGGTATTCAGACATTCCGCCGGGAACATGACCGTTTCTGGATTCTTGCTGCACATCCAGAAATGAACCTTCTTGCAGCTGGTCATGATAGTGGCATGATTGTTTTCAAATTGGAGAGGGAACGCCCTGCTTTCTCTGTTAGTGGAGATGCTCTATACTATGTGAAAGATCGATTCCTGCGATTCTATGAGTTCTCATCCCAGAAGGATAGTCAGGTGGTTCCGATAAGGAGACCTGGTTCTGTCAGCTTGAATCAGGGACCTAGAACGCTGTCTTTTAGTCCCACAGAGAATGCTGTCTTGATCTGTTCTGATGCGGATGGGGGTTCTTACGAGCTTTATATTGTTCCTAAGGACACTTCTGGAAGGGGTGACTATATGCAGGATGCAAGGAAGGGAGCTGGAGCATCAGCTGTTTTTGTAGCTCGTAATAGATTTGCTGTTCTTGACAAGAGTAACAACCAGGCCATAGTTAAGAACCTTAAAAATGAGATTGTAAAGAAGAGTCCTCTTCCAGTTGGTACGGATGCAATATTTTATGCTGGCACCGGTAACTTGTTGTGCAGGGCTGAGGACAGGGTGGCCATTTTTGATCTCCAACagaggattgttcttggagaactTCAAACCCCATCTATCAAATACATTGTCTGGTCAAGTGACATGGAATCTGTTGCTTTGCTGGCTAAACATGCTATAGTGATTGCTAATAAGAAACTTGTGCACCGTTACACATTGCACGAGACAATCCGTGTGAAAAGCGGTGCCTGGGATGACAATGGTGTCTTCATATATACTACACTAAATCATATCAAGTATTGCCTTCCTAATGGGGACAGTGGTATTATAAAAACTCTTGATGTTCTGATTTACATAACCAAGGTTTCTGGAAGCAATATCTATTGCCTGGATCGTGATGGGAAGAATCGTGTGATATCGATTGATTCAACAGAATACATCTTTAAGCTATCCCTGTTTCGGAAAAGATATGATCATGTGATGAGTATGATCAGGAACTCACAACTATGTGGACAGGCTGTCATCTCATATCTACAACAGAAAGGTTTTCCTGAAGTAGCTCTCCATTTTGTAAAAGATGAAAAGACTAGATTCAACTTGGCTCTAGAGAGCGGTAACATTCAGATAGCTGTTGCTGCAGCAAAAGAGATTGATGATAAGGATCATTGGTACAGGTTGGGTATTGAAGCCCTTCGGCAAGGAAACACTAGTATAGTGGAATATGCATATCAGAGGACAAAGAACTTTGAGAGACTATCTTTTCTTTATCTTGTAACAGGTAACATGGAGAAGCTGTCCAAAATGCTGAAAATAGCTGAAATGAAGAATGATGTTATGGGTCAGTTTCATAATGCTATGTATCTTGGTGACGTTCAGGAACGTGTTAATATTTTGGAAAATTCTGGTCATTTGCCTCTTGCATATGTTACAGCTGTCACTCATGGACTAAAGGAAGTTGCTGACAGGCTTTCTGCTGAACTGGGAGAAAATGTTCCCTCTTTACCTGAAGGAAAAGTGCGCTCTCTTCTGATGCCACCTGCATCACTTATGTGCTGTGGGGATTGGCCATTATTAAGGGTCATGAGAGGTATATTTGACAATGGGCTGGACACTGTGAGGGCAGGgaacgaggaagaggaggaagcaacTGGTGCTGATTGGGGTGATGAAGAATTGGACATTGTTGACATGGAGGCCGTGATGCAGAATGCTGATGATGTAGTTGCTGAACTTGAAGAGGGGGTAGCAAATGAAGATAATGAGGAGGGAGGATGGGACCTTGAGGATTTGGAATTACCACCAGATGCAGATACGCCAAAAGCCGCTGGAAATGCCCGTTCTTCACTATTTGTTGCCCCTACACCTGGCATTCCTGTTagtcaaatctggattcagaagtCATCTCTTGCAGGAGAGCATGTGGCAGCTGGAAATTTTGATACTGCCATGCGCTTGCTCAGCCGGCAATTGGGTATAAGGAATTTCGCACCTATGAAGCCATTGTTCATGGATGTTTTTGTGGGCAGTCATACCTATATGCATGCCTTTGCTACTACCCCAGCCATATCAACTGCTGTTGAGAAGGGTTGGAGTGAGTCTGACAGTCCTAATGTGAGGGGCCCACCAGCACTTGTATTCAAGTTTTCGCAGATGGATGAGAAGCTAAAGGCAGCTTATCGAGCCACTACAGATGGAAAGTTTCCAGAGGCTTTACGGCAATTTCTCAGCATCTTGCACACTATCCCACTTATTGTAGTGGAGTCAAGGAGGGAAGTTGATGAAGTGAAGGAGTTGATTGAGATTGCTAGAGAGTATGTTCTGGGCTTGAAAATGGAGGTTACAAGAAAGGAAATCAAGGTCAATTCAGTTCAACAGCAGGAGCTGGCAGCTTATTTCACCAACTGTAAGCTTCAGAAGATTCATATGAGGCTCGTCCTCACTAATGCTATGACTATCTGCTATAAAGGAGGGAACTATGCAACAGCAGCTAACTTTGCCAGGATGCTCCTGGAGAATAGACCAACTGAAATCCAAGCAAAGAAAGCTAGGCAGGTGCTGCAACATGCTGGTGATAAAAATGATGCTAATCAACTCAATTATGATTACAGGAATCCTTTTGTGGTTTGTGGGGCAACTTTTGTTCCAATCTATCGTGGGCAGAAGGATGTTTCCTGCCCTTATTGTGGGGCTAGGTTTGTGCCTGCCATCGAGGGGCAGCTTTGTTCTGTTTGTGAGCTTGCAGTGGTGGGATCAGACGCCTCGGGTCTACTTTGTTCTCCTACCCAGGCGAGATAA
- the LOC103977678 gene encoding uncharacterized protein LOC103977678 isoform X3 — protein sequence MHLHQENSFSAGEGDWLSFQYFYLLDIDIFLLRELTAEIELFEEEIANREQHALSLYRSIFDQCISQPVSAHNSGMASPVHSSRGARKHPRIILSSFCSSKKFQFQPFQVLSSIEDAGRTNILLKSKVRHDLLSRENMNLYVGNDFAYPMKRNSQPLKDHLYRCPSRISEEMVRCMAFIYCWMCTDSSEMSGCL from the exons ATGCATTTGCATCAAGAAAACTCGTTTTCTGCTGGAGAAGGCGATTGGTTGAGCTTCCAGTACTTTTATCTCCTGGACATAGACATTTTTCTGCTCAG GGAGCTAACTGCAGAGATTGAGCTATTTGAAGAAGAGATTGCAAATCGTGAACAACATGCTTTATCCCTCTACAGAAGTATCTTTGATCAATGCATTAGTCAGCCTGTTTCTGCACATAATTCAGGCATGGCTTCTCCTGTGCACTCGAGCCGTGGAGCTAGGAAGCACCCTAGGATAATATTGAGTTCTTTTTGCTCCTCAAAGAAGTTCCAATTCCAACCTTTTCAAGTTTTATCTTCCATAGAGGACGCTGGACGAACCAACATTTTGCTTAAGTCGAAGGTTAGACATGACCTGTTGTCAAGAGAAAACATGAATCTTTATGTTGGAAATGACTTTGCATATCCTATGAAG AGAAATTCCCAACCTCTGAAAGATCATCTCTATCGATGCCCAAGCAGAATATCCGAAGAGATGGTCAGATGCATGGCTTTTATATATTGTTGGATGTGTACTGACTCATCTGAAATGTCTG GCTGCCTATAA
- the LOC135581801 gene encoding formyltetrahydrofolate deformylase 1, mitochondrial-like isoform X1: MVVLQRIAKRAVSMIPGSNAGSVLGIHVFHCPDAVGIVAKLSECIASRGGNIHSVDVFVPEKKQVFYSRSEFVFDPARWPRDVVDNDFNKISKLFSAEKSVVRVPDLDPKFKIAVLASKQEHCLVDLLYRWQEGRLPVDISCVISNHQRAPNTHVALFLERHGIPYHHLPTSAGNTREAEILELVEDTDFLVLARYMQVLSRRFLESYGKDIINIHHGLLPSFKGGNPSKQAFDAGVKLIGATSHFVTEELDAGPIIEQMVERVSHRDTLKSFVQKSENLEKQCLTQVIKSYCELRVLPYQVNKTVVF, from the exons ATGGTGGTCTTGCAACGGATTGCGAAGAGAGCGGTCTCCATGATCCCCGGCAGCAACGCCGGCTCCGTTCTCGGCATCCACGTCTTCCACTGCCCG GACGCGGTGGGGATCGTCGCCAAACTCTCGGAGTGCATTGCGTCGAGGGGCGGAAACATACACAGCGTGGATGTCTTTGTCCCCGAGAAGAAGCAGGTCTTTTACTCGAGGAG TGAGTTTGTATTCGATCCTGCTCGTTGGCCTCGGGATGTCGTGGACAATGACTtcaacaaaatatcaaagttattcaGTGCAGAAAAATCTGTTGTACGCGTCCCTGATCTAGACCCTAAATTTAAGATTGCAGTTCTTGCTTCAAAGCAG GAACATTGTTTGGTGGACTTGTTATATAGATGGCAGGAGGGTAGACTTCCCGTGGACATCAGTTGTGTAATAAG CAATCATCAAAGAGCTCCTAATACACATGTTGCTCTCTTTCTTGAACGACATGGGATTCCATATCATCACTTGCCAACAAGTGCTGGAAATACAAGAGAAGCAGAGATCCTGGAATTGGTTGAAGATACTGATTTTCTTGTACTTGCAAGATACATGCAG GTACTATCTAGAAGGTTTCTGGAGAGCTATGGTAAAGATATAATTAACATTCATCATGGCCTTCTTCCATCATTTAAAGGAGGGAATCCTTCGAAACAG GCTTTTGATGCTGGGGTAAAATTGATTGGTGCAACAAGTCATTTTGTAACTGAAGAGCTGGATGCTGGTCCAATTATTGAACAAATG GTAGAGAGAGTTTCTCACAGAGACACCTTAAAAAGTTTTGTGCAGAAATCAGAGAATCTCGAAAAGCAATGTCTCACACAAGTGATAAAATCGTATTGTGAACTTCGAGTGCTACCATATCAAGTAAACAAGACTGTTGTCTTCTGA
- the LOC103977678 gene encoding uncharacterized protein LOC103977678 isoform X2 produces the protein MHLHQENSFSAGEGDWLSFQYFYLLDIDIFLLRELTAEIELFEEEIANREQHALSLYRSIFDQCISQPVSAHNSGMASPVHSSRGARKHPRIILSSFCSSKKFQFQPFQVLSSIEDAGRTNILLKSKVRHDLLSRENMNLYVGNDFAYPMKRNSQPLKDHLYRCPSRISEEMVRCMAFIYCWMCTDSSEMSGCWWNSCKQLM, from the exons ATGCATTTGCATCAAGAAAACTCGTTTTCTGCTGGAGAAGGCGATTGGTTGAGCTTCCAGTACTTTTATCTCCTGGACATAGACATTTTTCTGCTCAG GGAGCTAACTGCAGAGATTGAGCTATTTGAAGAAGAGATTGCAAATCGTGAACAACATGCTTTATCCCTCTACAGAAGTATCTTTGATCAATGCATTAGTCAGCCTGTTTCTGCACATAATTCAGGCATGGCTTCTCCTGTGCACTCGAGCCGTGGAGCTAGGAAGCACCCTAGGATAATATTGAGTTCTTTTTGCTCCTCAAAGAAGTTCCAATTCCAACCTTTTCAAGTTTTATCTTCCATAGAGGACGCTGGACGAACCAACATTTTGCTTAAGTCGAAGGTTAGACATGACCTGTTGTCAAGAGAAAACATGAATCTTTATGTTGGAAATGACTTTGCATATCCTATGAAG AGAAATTCCCAACCTCTGAAAGATCATCTCTATCGATGCCCAAGCAGAATATCCGAAGAGATGGTCAGATGCATGGCTTTTATATATTGTTGGATGTGTACTGACTCATCTGAAATGTCTG GTTGCTGGTGGAACAGCTGTAAACAGTTAATGTGA